The Ciona intestinalis unplaced genomic scaffold, KH HT001077.1, whole genome shotgun sequence DNA window GATACAAGCGAGGATGAGATTGTTGGCAACAATGCCCTTAGTGATGaacaattgtttaaagtttgcGGGGGAAGGACCGCTCATAAGTGAGTGGTAATccatattgtgatgtcataaccaaTATGTCGTTAATGGACAAATTTTTACATCAATTATTGTTTGGCTCTAATGTCTTGAAAGGAATGTACACCAACAGGAATTTAtactaatgttttaaacacaggGGCGCTCGGCACGGGTTAAAACTCAGCGGCAAACTTGAACGATTGGCtcaacaagagagcaaagaTTTATTGGTGAGACATTTTAGTGAAATAATCGACCACACTGGCACATAAGTAGTTATGGGTTCAAGCTTAATGTTGCTACCGTTATGGGTGTATGTATCCAAGTCATAAAATGGGTTTTTCAAATTGGTATAATTTGGAAGTATTTATTTCAGGTCTCTCAAGTTGAAGCACCTgcgaaaaagaaaaaaaaaaagaaaaaggcaatttGTAAGGGGGATTCCCCTACACTGAAACCAAGGAAGGATAATTCAGTGTCAGAACAGCCAGTGCTTAAAACTGATTCgacgaaaaaaaagaagaaacggAAAAAGCATCGAGAGAAAGAAGCAGCTGAtgaaaatgttgttaaaaagaaaagaaaatcttGACGAGAAATTGTGGagatatttaaactttgttgaaGATGAGAGTGGTTTATGTGGATGCGATATTATGGATGCGATATTATGGATGCGATATTACAAACTTAGTTAAATACAAACttagttaaatacaaaacagttaaatacaaaacagcaaatgtgaaaaaaaactttgttctgAATCTGTTAATTTTCAACCGGGACGGAACCTTTAAAGATTGTAGCATATAAAGGAATTCCATTTCTGCAAAATagaaacaggattaaaataccttcatagtttatgtggctggcgttggtggaaagccactacggcacgacaagcccccagccaatggtagtgggtttctacttcttaggtgagaaacccttgctgGATATATCCGCAAGGAAAAGAAACCAAGAAAAACATCAAAGTTAGTAGTGcacataaacaataataataaacacaatcACACCAACAAGCATATTTAGGACGGCACAAAAATCTTACAGAAAACCCCCCTAGTGTGACTTGAAAGCTCTTTTACGTCGCCAATCCAAACGCCTATTAAGAAACAtcttggtaccgcgatactctcgttgtattttcacacaatataatatcgtccgGCTGTTCCGCACCGCATCGACCGTTACGACATACTGTGGCTGTTACGTACCGCTAAgcggcgacgtccacgtaACAAACCCGCAGCAGTAACGTAACTAAACCGaccgtgacgtaaccgcaccgaacgcagggtcatgacGTTGCTGACCCACCGCATCGACGTAaagcgtaattgtgacgtggccatcgtcccaatTATGCCATACGCGATGTTGtgttaaataagttaagttAACAGCGTGATAGGGACTTtacttataaattttattgatttaaacaattacggGGATTGAAAGTTGGTGTATATTATACTGCGTGTTGATATTACTCTAGTATATGTGTACCAAGACAGAGTTCTCGCAAAGCAAACCGAGACAATACAAAACCGCTGTAAGATTCAAGTCCCGACAGACAAAACACTCGGAAGGAATGAACATTACAGTAGATGCTAATCTTTATCAAGTAAGATTGTTGCAACAATTCctttgcatttatttcaaaGACATGTAAGCACTGAAAAGTGCTTGGGGGCAtatagctggcaacattaggtccagcaaagaataactggcaacactgtaagagtgcACCAGCTAACACACAAACACATTCgtacttaaaatttatttatataagcACCTCAAACCGGCATCCTTATATTGGCGTTTTCGTGTTTGTTCCTtgtctgtaaaacaaatttaaactaatatgATCTTTGTGTGGTTGGGCAACAGCCATGACAGGGGGTATCTGGACCAACCTAATCACTTTAAACGTTCGTTACTTTACACGAGACACGCAAACTACAGATAATAGTTATGTTTGTAATAAttgaaattattaacaaataaaacgtacatgttacgtcataatcatcgTGTTTGGTATATGATCGTAAACCGAtattctataaaataaaacatacatagagtgggggaagatgagacaccttcagcacataatatccaaatattctgatcgtgctttaacaattaacaaacggtgtatgggattcgtgagaatatggttttataattctttgaatgttctttgttttctagccaatggaacgataaaaccGAATATaaaagcgtcccatcttcctctaccctgctatatgtatatttgattttatttttttggcacATTTCGGATTTATTGGTTTGGGCTTGAtattaaagggcctaaacacaccccacgtcacttttattttttatggtaaattcataaagcgactgttttattgattccaaaaatactttgcttattaaaattggtccagtataggcggagatattcgtcctcaaacagtgatctctagcgccatcttttttttactacgagctccgtgattgtgacgtaggaacgtactagtcacgtgactgattcattcgtaaaatcgaaacctgcgttttttttgtgcttttttgcgtcttttttgttctctcgtatttcgctgaaaacactgcctctcgcctttctgaatgagagcggccacgcttcaacaattttgtgacgtgatttgtcacgtgggtagtacacttctcaatttttttcgccacgcaactttcaaatcagttttatgaatttcacggtgtttgagctggaatatctttggttatagagaactgattaaaacaagtaaggtgtcgttggaattagaaaaacacactctatcgattaaagcgaagtacatttagggtgtgtttaggccctttaagtattatgacgtaacaaacaacttACGATGTAGGTTGTTCCGTTACGTCATCACAGCTTCGTGATGTCACATCTTACGTCATCTAAAACGAATGGTTTAAGTAACAATGCTTATTGTGACTTATTCAACATTCTTACTCACCTTTGATCCTCTTTCTTCGCGCGTATACCGCCGCATAAATAAACCTATACACACTTAAACCTACAAACACCTCAAACCGGGATCCTTATAttggcgtcttcgtctttgttcttcgtctgtaaaacaattgttttttgtttggttgGGCAACAGCCATGACAGGGGGTATTTAGACCAATTTAATCACTTCAAACGTTCGTTACTTTACACAAGACACGCAAACTACAGATAAAAGTTATAAGCTTCAATTACCTTGcgctttttttcttttctcgtcTTTTTCCGTCTGTAACAATCAGAATTATTATCACATTCTAACatgcttgttacgtcataatcaccttTCATTCTTTAAGTTCTGGAACCATTGACAAGatcttctgtgacgtcacatacccaTGTTCTGTAGCGTAAAGTAATATGTAACAATTGACATTATGATTCAAAAAACAACTTACGAAGCAGGttcttctgttacgtcatcactgcttctgtgacgtcacaccatcGATGTTCCTAGAAAAgagcttatgtacgtaataatgccgattgtaatttatactttaccaattctttgatcttcttgcttcgcactcatagcgcaaatataattagaatatacaagtaatgtgccttgcgtcgacgcaaaacgcgcatggggccccatgaaaaaaatCGCGAAACGCACGCGTGGAACAaaccgcattgtgacgtcacagacatgTGTGTTACGTAACTAGTCGTATTAATCGAGCATAGACGCGTGTATCGCGAAGAAAGAAAATAACGCAACGCAtcggtattgtgacgtaaataaAGGTTACGTAGCGAGCGcaaagtgacgtcatgatttgagtgacgtaataaagagcATCTAGAATGAAAgataatgttaataataataatagttaaacacaaggcacattactatgttagtataatatatgatataaatatagttactatatatagttagcAGTGGTGCATATAATGGTTAGTAATATAATAGCAATGCAAGTAATCAAATACTTAACTCAAGCCTTGTAGTAGGAACGCACATAATCCCAATCTGCTGGCGCTTCATCCAAACTGCAGCGTGGTGTGACTGGCGCGCGTAGCAAAGGCGGCGTTTTATGCGCGAAGCAATCAACGAAAAGCGGGGATGAATTGCCACTAGGTGGGGGTAATAGACAGGTAACATAGACACACTATTACCCAACTATAAATTAGTGCCGTGTGCATAATAGTTTGTTTATTACGAACACAAAGCGATCAATGACGTAACACTTGGTTTGAAACATTTCCATATTTAGAAAGTTGTCAATTAAACTACAACTAAGTTATTTAAGTCAAGTTGACTTCGTTTGTTAATCATGATTGAAAATATAGAGGATATTGCGTAATAGGGcagtattgtgacgtaacaagcagCATTGTTCGCAACCATCGTTTCAAAAATATGaatgatgacgtaataaatgacg harbors:
- the LOC100184826 gene encoding G patch domain-containing protein 4-like is translated as MDSFAEAQMKKHGWREGKGLGRKENGICEPIKVKMKKDTTGVGHDPGEQFTHHWWDEAYKNATNNIHVQVTENGVKVQSKEESKSMCTYKVATKLRSRREVLYGRFVKSGTLTGGVMDGVDSSDTSEDEIVGNNALSDEQLFKVCGGRTAHKGARHGLKLSGKLERLAQQESKDLLVSQVEAPAKKKKKKKKAICKGDSPTLKPRKDNSVSEQPVLKTDSTKKKKKRKKHREKEAADENVVKKKRKS